A part of Mustela erminea isolate mMusErm1 chromosome 9, mMusErm1.Pri, whole genome shotgun sequence genomic DNA contains:
- the RBMXL2 gene encoding RNA-binding motif protein, X-linked-like-2, which translates to MVEADRPGKLFIGGLNPETDEKGLEAAFGKYGRISEVLLMKDRETSKSRGFAFVTFESPADAKAAARDMNGKSLDGKAIKVAQATKPAFESGRRGAPPPSRSRGRPRGLRGSRGGGGGPRRPPSRGGPADDGSYAGDFDPRPSRAPLPMKRGPPPRRAGPPPKRAAPSGPARSGGGGGGGMRGRATTARGRDGYAGPPRRDPPPLRRDPYLGPREEGYSPRDGYSSRDYPREFAPSPREYTYRDYGHASARDDCPSRGYGDRDGYGGRDRDYADHPSGGSYRDPFESYGDPRSAATARGPPPSYGGGGRYDDYRGCSPDVYGGGRDGYGGGRSDRYSRGRDRVGRADRGLSPSLERGCPPPRDSYSRSGRRIPRGGGRLGSRPERGGGRSRY; encoded by the coding sequence ATGGTTGAGGCAGATCGCCCCGGGAAGCTTTTCATTGGGGGGCTCAACCCCGAAACCGATGAAAAAGGCCTAGAGGCCGCGTTTGGCAAGTATGGCCGCATCAGCGAAGTTCTCTTGATGAAAGATCGAGAAACCAGCAAGTCCAGGGGCTTCGCGTTTGTCACCTTCGAAAGCCCCGCGGACGCCAAGGCCGCCGCCAGAGACATGAACGGCAAGTCCCTGGATGGTAAGGCCATCAAGGTGGCCCAGGCCACCAAGCCGGCGTTTGAGAGCGGGCGGCGGGGCGCGCCGCCGCCGTCCCGCAGCCGCGGTCGCCCCAGGGGCCTGCGCGGGAGCCGCGGGGGCGGCGGAGGCCCGCGGCGACCCCCGTCCCGGGGCGGGCCGGCGGACGACGGCAGCTACGCGGGGGATTTCGATCCGCGGCCCTCTAGGGCCCCGCTGCCCATGAAGCGTGGACCGCCACCGCGCAGGGCCGGGCCGCCCCCCAAGAGGGCCGCACCGTCGGGCCCGGCtcgcagcggcggcggcggcggcggcggcatgCGCGGGCGGGCTACGACCGCGCGGGGGCGAGACGGCTACGCGGGCCCGCCGCGCCGGGACCCGCCGCCTCTGCGCCGCGACCCCTACCTAGGCCCCCGGGAGGAGGGCTACTCGCCCAGAGACGGCTACTCGAGCCGAGACTACCCCCGCGAGTTTGCTCCCTCGCCCCGAGAGTACACCTACCGCGATTACGGCCACGCCAGTGCCCGGGACGACTGCCCGTCGAGAGGCTACGGCGACCGAGACGGCTATGGGGGGCGCGACCGTGACTACGCGGACCACCCGAGTGGAGGCTCCTACCGAGACCCCTTCGAGAGCTACGGAGACCCGCGCAGTGCCGCCACAGCGCGGGGGCCCCCGCCTTCTTACGGCGGAGGAGGCCGCTACGACGACTACCGCGGCTGCTCACCTGACGTCTACGGCGGCGGCCGCGACGGTTACGGCGGCGGCCGCAGCGACCGCTACTCGAGGGGCCGCGACCGGGTAGGCAGAGCCGACCGCGGGCTCTCCCCGTCCTTGGAAAGAGGGTGCCCTCCCCCGCGCGATTCTTACAGCCGCTCTGGCCGCAGGATCCCCAGGGGCGGAGGCCGCCTGGGAAGCCGCCCCGAGAGAGGGGGAGGCCGCAGCAGATACTAA